A single genomic interval of Piliocolobus tephrosceles isolate RC106 chromosome 7, ASM277652v3, whole genome shotgun sequence harbors:
- the ERICH1 gene encoding glutamate-rich protein 1 isoform X5 translates to MKTGGWCLVKYFLYFQGERNRCDCFIQSCGGTESRLPVSAAGQEPELALCRVPVPLAGGPWALRAACSRLLRQRRIGGRCEEMRCGRGTHVFHLISEVKGERLSGNDQDPHDQPKRRRIRKHKSKKKLKNPNSVLVEQAELEKQQSPLQEKFQRQHTDGPTISKNKKRKLKKKQQIKRKKAAGLATKAAGVSFMYQPEDGSSEGEGMGAAGEAGGADASEEDPTLAREEDIKDAREEGGADSWEEDPTPAWDEDGADSGKEDPTLAREEDGADASEEDPIPAREEDGADTGEEDDTVTDEKADSVLNFLKSTQEMYFYDEMQLQSPSPMPLRNCWTVLRHTACRPQTCPSCTT, encoded by the exons ATGAAGACAGGAGGCTGGTGCTTGGTAAAatactttctgtattttcaggGTGAGAGAAACCGATGCGACTGCTTCATCCAGTCGTGCGGTGGGACCGAATCACGGCTCCCGGTGTCCGCGGCTGGGCAGGAGCCGGAGCTCGCCCTCTGCAGGGTTCCTGTCCCGCTGGCGGGCGGGCCCTGGGCTTTGAGGGCAGCGTGCTCAAGGCTGTTGAGACAGAGGAGAATAGGAGGCCGCTGTGAAGAGATGCGGTGTGGAAGAGGAACTCATGTATTCCATCTCATTTCGGAGGTGAAGGGAGAGCGCCTGAGTGGAAATG ATCAGGATCCTCATGACCAGCCAAAGAGAAGAAGAATTAGGAAGcataagtcaaagaaaaaattaaaaaatcccaACAGTGTTCTTGTAGAACAAGCAGAATTAGAGAAACAGCAGAGTCCGTTACAGGAGAAATTTCAGCGACAGCACACAGACGGGCCcacaataagcaaaaataaaaaaaggaaactgaaaaagaaacagcaaattaaaaggaagaaagcagCGGGCTTGGCAACAAAGGCTGCTGGTGTCAGCTTCATGTACCAGCCGGAGGACGGCAGCAGTGAAGGGGAAGGCATGGGAGCAGCTGGTGAGGCGGGAGGTGCGGACGCCAGCGAGGAAGACCCGACACTGGCCAGGGAGGAAGACATTAAAGAtgccagggaggagggaggtgcgGACTCCTGGGAGGAAGACCCAACACCGGCCTGGGACGAGGATGGTGCGGACTCTGGGAAGGAAGACCCGACACTGGCCAGGGAGGAGGATGGTGCCGACGCCAGTGAGGAAGACCCGATACCGGCCAGGGAGGAGGATG GTGCGGACACCGGGGAGGAAGATGATACAGTTACCGATGAAAAGGCAGATAGTGTTCTAAATTTTTTGAAGTCAACAcaggaaatgtatttttatgacG